One part of the Glycine soja cultivar W05 chromosome 11, ASM419377v2, whole genome shotgun sequence genome encodes these proteins:
- the LOC114377643 gene encoding phytosulfokines-like has protein sequence MSKITVLFFTVLFLCCMITHSTRPQPAFHKESLVSTLHQDAEEVDESCEGIKEEECLIRRTLTAHIDYIYTQKHNNP, from the exons ATGAGTAAGATCACGGTCCTGTTCTTCACTGTTCTGTTCCTCTGCTGCATGATCACCCACTCCACGCGCCCTCAACCAGCTTTTCACAAGGAATCTTTGGTGTCAACACTCCATCAG GATGCTGAGGAAGTTGATGAAAGCTGTGAAGGTATTAAAGAAGAGGAGTGTTTGATAAGGAGGACACTTACTGCACACATCGATTATATTTATACGCAGAAGCATAATAACCCTTGA
- the LOC114376180 gene encoding protein PHLOEM PROTEIN 2-LIKE A10-like, with protein MEVLLVDQGFDYVRRKKKWILILCAVGLGGFSAYKLYHAPSVARKRKRLSKLLSAFVSVAESLSESADTIGIVSRDVKVFLESDSDQIPNSLKQISKIARSEHLSESLVSVTRAVTVGVLRGYESMNRTGGDQTGSSVVDRVLDKMLTPAGSGFASVVLGSFARNLVLAFYSDQQHNHSGGESNSINSNSETVLAWVDVVCGDRCGELIGNCVQLFVSTAVAVYLDKTMHINTYDDFFAGLTNPKHETNVRDMLVSVCNGAVETLVKTSHHVITSSNADVGSGSDSYLSIGETLRNEDLGIGMPSIQSKVDVCDDENKSGWVSKVSSSLAVPSNRRLVLDVTGRVTFETVRSFMEFVLQTFCASVRRCAHIVHEAVLEIVRYVAAKSSVVVTICLSLCLHMMGGGWALVPA; from the coding sequence ATGGAAGTTCTGTTAGTTGATCAGGGTTTTGATTATGTCCGTAGAAAAAAGAAATGGATCTTGATTTTGTGTGCGGTTGGGTTGGGTGGGTTCAGCGCTTACAAGCTCTATCACGCGCCTTCCGTTGCTCGCAAGAGAAAGAGGCTTTCGAAGCTTCTCAGTGCATTCGTTTCCGTTGCGGAATCCCTATCCGAATCCGCAGATACCATTGGAATCGTCTCCAGAGACGTCAAGGTTTTTCTGGAATCCGATTCAGATCAAATCCCCAATAGCTTGAAGCAAATTTCCAAGATAGCTCGCTCGGAACACTTGTCAGAGTCTTTGGTTAGCGTCACCCGTGCTGTGACCGTGGGAGTCTTGCGTGGTTATGAATCCATGAACCGGACCGGTGGTGACCAAACCGGTTCATCCGTCGTGGACCGGGTCCTTGACAAAATGTTAACACCAGCAGGGTCAGGTTTTGCTTCTGTAGTTCTTGGAAGCTTTGCTAGGAACCTTGTTCTTGCCTTCTATTCAGATCAACAACATAACCATTCAGGTGGGGAATCTAACTCGATCAATTCCAATTCGGAAACTGTTCTAGCATGGGTGGATGTAGTTTGTGGTGATAGGTGTGGGGAACTAATTGGGAATTGTGTTCAATTGTTTGTGAGCACTGCGGTTGCGGTTTATCTCGACAAGACCATGCATATCAACACCTATGATGATTTCTTTGCTGGCTTAACTAACCCAAAGCATGAGACCAATGTGAGAGACATGTTGGTATCTGTTTGTAATGGTGCTGTGGAGACACTCGTCAAGACATCTCACCACGTGATAACAAGTTCAAATGCTGATGTAGGTTCAGGTTCGGATTCATATTTGTCTATTGGAGAAACTCTGAGAAATGAGGACTTGGGTATAGGAATGCCATCGATTCAATCCAAGGTGGATGTTTgtgatgatgaaaataaaagtggCTGGGTGAGCAAGGTTTCGTCTTCGTTGGCGGTTCCAAGCAATAGGAGGCTTGTTCTTGATGTGACCGGCAGGGTGACATTTGAGACTGTTAGGTCTTTCATGGAGTTTGTTTTGCAGACATTTTGTGCTTCTGTGAGAAGATGTGCTCATATTGTTCATGAGGCAGTACTTGAGATTGTGAGATATGTTGCAGCCAAATCCTCTGTTGTTGTCACAATATGTCTCTCGTTGTGCCTGCACATGATGGGTGGAGGTTGGGCTTTGGTGCCTGCTTAA